tttccccttagCTCCTTCGGCGCGCCATGCTGCAGCTGGCGGTCGACAATTTTTGGCAACCAATCTCTAATCTTCTTTGGAAACGATTGTTGTGTAGCCCGCTAAAACCCTTCAGCGCGCTCTGTTAGCAGCGCATCTGCAGCTAAACATAGCTCCTCTTTACAACTTTCGGTTCCAGCGCACGGAAGGTTAATTGCTTTTTCTGACATTTGGGAGCCGCACCGTGCATTTGTCTTCTCAGGCCTCTGAGGTTTTCGAGACGCAAAGCTGTTCCTCACCCCGGAGATATCACAACCGCTGATGCGGTGATGGATCCCCCATGAGCACTGCTTTGAAGCTTGTCGAGgtccgttttcctttttcttttcggacGGGTGCCTGAATTCCTGCATGTGGTTCCTAAAGTTGGGGAAGCGCTTATTGGCGCTGTGTGCCAGCGGTCGTGTGTAGTTTGCGCATTCATTCGTCCCGTGAGCGAGCCCCAACGTAGCGGTGGGATCGTTGCaacagaagaggaagagaaagagagctTGAAAGTCTATTCTAGGGCGGATATTGTTCCGGGTCTTTTCCCAAGAGCTTAACCCTCCGGACACGCATTGTGTACGATTGGTCTTTGGACGCGAAAGGGTACGTTCAGCAAGGCCGCTCATACGGAACGCCCAACCAAAACGTTCCTGTTTCCGTCAAACCATTatggaaaagaaattgcCAGTAGTTTGAAAGCATTTAACCAATGCAACACTTctcactctttttcttgagtCCCCGTCTTTTGGCGATATCTCCAATCTTACGCGGTGGTTACACTTGCACTTCCCCCTTTAATCCTTCAACCACACTGATTTTTCCTCTAATAATTATTAAGCACTACCTTAGCATAAGCAAGACCATCCGCTACCAGGGGTAAATGTGTCCTTGGCGACTTTTTCCCTACCCGCAgcatccccccttttttgtttcaaaacCGACCCAAATCTATTTAAGGTAACGGAACAGCGCATCAGTATACGCGCATGTATATATgcccctttttaaaaatccaTTCCTTCTGCCGCTGACCGAACAACACAAGGGTAGGGGAccggaaaagaaagaaaaccaaaCCCTCCAGAGACAGTGGGGGCCTCTTTAACAGGGCAAGGCCGCTGTTTACCGCAATAAAATCCTCGAAACAAATTTTCCACGGAGAAGCTGCTTTGCCGCCTTGTGTCAGAAATGGCGGTGAATActaggaagaaaagaaaaagatgtgaTGGTGGGTCCTTTCCTCAGTTACACCATTTCCACTCTCCTTGGATATCCCTGAACCCtcatttgatgttgttgttgtgtcaGCAGGCACCCCAAAATCATCTTTTGGAGGGCCAGCCAAGCCCCGGGAACAAAACGAGGATCccataacaacaataacaacggaAGGAAGCAGGCAGCCGCTATGACCACTGTGTCCACGAGACTTTCCTGAAGTCCATAGTGTTGAAGAACCATGAACCGATTCGCAAACACCGCGCACCACGGGCAGCAGAAGACTTCCGTGCCCATACAACATTTTTCGAACCCATGACAAACACAGCATGAGCACTGGCCACACATACCACCAAAGCAGGTGTATTGTTGAAAGTCGCTTAGTAGTAGCGCTTCCCGTTGCGCATAAGCACAAAATATGGTATCAGCACAGGAACccaagcaaaagcagcaatcTTTACAAGGGGCGGTGATCATTCCTGTTTCCCACTCATTTTCGGACCCCGGCGCACCCGACGCTCCATCACCAAACCCTTGGCCGGGAGGAACGTACGTTGACTTGGGAGGTTGGGGATATCCCTGGCCTGGTTTTGAAATGTCAACTTCACCCACTACAAGTGCCATTTcagtttcccttcccccactTGGGTAGCTTTGGGCGGGGTTTTCAGACATGCAGCGTACTCTTGATTTTAAATTACTAACCACTGGTTGTGCAGAACCCGTAAGTGAAAAAGGCGAAGCGCTTTTACCATTTTCAGCAGGGGCGAACGGACCAGTGGTTTTATTAAATTGCGActggaagaaaaagtgacGTCACCAACCCGCTGACGAAACGGCGCGCGGACTATTCATTCTGAGATGGTCCGGAATTACGCTGAATAGTAAAAACAGCGATGGCGTACCTGGAAACGGCGTGTGGGTGTCTGCAGTGCAGTGCGGATCAACACCGTGCGGTATCATGATATTCACCACAGTTCCAAACGAATTTATATAAGGGAGTGCGTATGGAAAAATCCGGCGCCAAGTTTACAGCATTCTAGACGGTGTTAAAATTGCCCTCCTTTTACACGTTGACACAACTGTGGTATCAGCATCACTTTTTATGGTTCCCTTTACTCCGCCACAAAAGCAACTGCGCTTCTTAATACCGTAAAACGTTAtaactccttctcctttctcCATTGTTTGCTACCTCCCAATCACATGCCACTAAATCGTGGCGCAACCTTCTCCCCATTTTCCGGTATGTCACTTCGCCACATCCAAATAAACTGGTGCATTTTAATTTGTGGCGCCACATGTCTTTAATCAAATGTACCCATTGCTTCATTCCAAACAACATATGTGCGCAAATACGTCCCTCCCTTTTCGCGTTTGGCGGCGGAAATGGCAatattcccttctttttttcttttcctcaacacCAACACGCTCCACCCCGTAAGATCAAAATATTTCTTGTAAAGTCAAAACCATAATCCACCAGCTCCAATTGCTTTTACCGGTGTGGCGGCCGTtgtctttcccccctcgtgAGAAGCGGCACCATCGGGGAAGTTTTGAAGGAGATGTGATGATATCGTGCATTTGAGCTTCAGTGCAAAGCGCAGAGcagacaaacacacacgtaaAAGTGGTAAACATTGTTTTACAAATGAGACATCACTaaacctttcctttctttagcGTTGGCACTTATTGAAACTTAAAACTGACAATACACCTTACATAATCCCTTTACGACTCCATTTCCCTTGTCGGCTgggtagtttttttttttttcctctttccctctttttggaAGCTTCATTCCTCTCACCTATCGGAGTGTTTCACCTGAATCAAGATGAGTAACCGGCATTATTCCTTCAGGTGTTCTGTGAAGTCCCTTAAACGGgatcctattattattattattacagtTAACGAGTCCGGATAAATAACTTCCCTTCATTGTTAGCGCACCTTCCCTCCACTATCCATCAGAATCAACAACATTTAACAACAACTGCAACGCACCTCGCTTTCCAACACTCAACTGttgagagttttttttttcttttccatccttGAGGCTTTAGCGTGTTATGAAATCGGGTCCGCTCAAATTGCGAGGCTTAAATtaccatttatttattttgcccCCGTGTATGCAATAACATATGCAAACCACCACGTATAGCCggatggaaaaaaatgataataataaaataaggcGACATTATCCGATAATTACGCACCATTTTCTCTTTACAATATCATTGGGAGTAAATTGTGCTCTCGTATGCGCGGCGAGATTACGAGACAATAGTGaagtcagaaaaaaaaaaataataataatataaacaTGTTTTAccggcaaaagaaaaaagccgATTTAAAAGGAAATGTTTGTGCATTCCCTTACAGAAGTGAGGAattggaggggggggggggaggaattATTGAGTCCggttactgtttttttttttttaaattaaattaaatcTAATTTAACTTTATTATCCCCCATTGGAGTACATTCACCTTCAGGGTTACAAATATGAAGTGGAggcgcaaacaaaaacataccTCTGGTTGAAGTCCGCGACTGATACATTTATATTTGacccccactttttttttttaaatcctgaggaaaaaaaaaactcaataGTCGCTTATAATTCAATAcaaaaacctttttttttttttaaagacgCGAGTTGCAACATTGCGGTTGCGCATGGAGAGGCTTCCAAAAGTTTGTTTGAGCTTACGGACGCGTGTATTTGTGGAAACTTTTGCATTTAaactaaaaagaaataaatatatatttctatatttatatatttgagcTTATGTAAGCAATTACCTTTTTTATATTCATGTACAAATGGAGGGGAGaggatggaagaaaaaaaataaaaaaagaaaagaaaagagaaaataccTGTGACTAGTAATTAAGCAAAAGGAACCATTCACAGGATCTGGTAAATTAAAATAACAGcagaaatagaaagaaaaggaaaaaaaaaaggaggaattaAAATGGGTTCGTGAAGTTAATCTACCGTCCTGTTGGGTTTCGCTGTTGGACTCAACCCTCACTGTTACAATcattaaaaggaaagaaagaaaaaaaaaaagaaaaaaaacaaatacgaataaataaaaaaatttttgtaCCGTTTAATTAATAAGCAGAAGTGAGTCGAAAACGttcgcaaacaaacaaataaataaaaagatgaGAGAAGCGAAGagggaaaattaaaaaaaaaatcaagaaaaaaaaagaagaaaaaggaaaaaaaaaagccccCATCcgctttttctctccctgtTTCCCGTCACTAAACATTTCCGTCCATTCCGCATTCCATATGTATGAAATAAGTAGTTGGGAGGAGAGCGGGTTATGTGGAAGGActtaaataaaaataagtgaACGAATAAACATGCGAACCACCACCAAAGTTaccacaaccacaaccacaactacaaccacaaccacaacaaaaaaaaaacaacaacaataaaccaaggaggaaggagaaaaaaaagagaaacaacaaaaacaaacaaacaaacgacatTGCCGTCGAAACCCCCACATGATAATTTGGGAAAATGTGTGCGAGTACGCGAAGGCAAAAATCCCCATTGTGTATACCCTCCTCACCTCCCGCTGTAATGCAGTACACGGGGTAAATCGataaattacaaaaaaaaataattaagaaaacataaatgaaacaaatatacaaaagatataaataaaataaataaatatatatatatgtaggaGAGAACAGAAGTAAACACAcacgagaaaacaacaaaaacaacaacaatttgGAACGTAAATCGACCGCGCCTTGTACATTTCATTTCAGCTTTACCGCCACTTGCATCGTCAGTTCCCACATGCGCATCTGCCAATTCGCACAAGCAGCCATGCAGGCGGTTAACCGACCCTCCGTGCGTAAATCAACATGTCCTAACCCATCCGTGTTGAGTGTGTAATAAATACATGATTGCTAAACGGAcgaaaatgataataataaaaataatattcAAACAAGTGGAAAATCgatgtttttcctttcctttactttcttttctctcattttttttctctttttctcttttgttgcgGTGGTCGCCCCCTTTTATTTAACTTAACACTCCCCTTCACCGGTAACTTTTACCAATTGGAGCCTAAATCAGCATTTCCCACGAGCGaaatttttgtctttccactGCAGCACCACGGGCGGAGGCGTTTCCGAGTTGTTGGGAAACAACTTCATTAAATATCCGTAATCCTTTTCCTTAATATGATGAACAACCATAGTTTTTTCTGTAACCACCTTTGACAAACGCCTCCTTAAATGACTAATGTAGTGGCATCTACCAATATCAGCCGTCACAAGGTCGCTATATCCCACCTTTTCCCTTAACGTCACGGCCACCATCACATCTTCATTAAACATCGCCATTTCACGGAAATCTTCTATGTTACTTTCCGAATAAGGTGTATTTACTAAACGCTCAAGTGGACTGTAATTTACTACACCATCTGCAACATCTCGCGATAATGTAACACAATATCCTGCTATAAATGGAACCCATCTGTCTACGAAAACTTCAGGTGTTAGGCCATACCAACCCATGTATAAACGATGTTTTGGCATTAATTTCAGGCTAGATAAATAATACGGAACTCTAATGAACAAATCATCATCGGCCTTCATTATATACGTTGCAGTTCCAAAAAAATTCGAGGCGAATTTGAGCCAAAAATATGTCTTTTTGCTCATTACCAGTTCCACCTCATTTCCCCAACTTTGCAACTCGCCGATTACCTTACCATTTGTTGAGGGTACATCAAACGTTGGGAGCACAATAATATCATGATTTTTTTGTGCCTCAGCCCTCACGGAATCGGAGAGGATGAAACCATTTCTCTCATGAGGGGAGAGAAGATATAATGGTATAAGATCGCCTGCGAAATCATTGCGTCTCGTGGCAACACCACCATATGTCCAACATGTGGATCGTTGCAACCCACGCCTTCTAAACCGCTCCTTGTTGTCTATTGAAGGTATGCCAGCTGCCACAAGATATTTGGAGCTCTCCCAGATTTTAATAGTTTTCTCGGGGACAAGTGTCAGGTACTCGTCATTATCGACTTCGGTTAAGTGCATCTGCTGACGCCTCTGCTGGAATGTTAGTTCTTTTCGTTTGGGTTGTTTATTTATCCAAGCTATGAATAGTACAgcaaacacaagaaaaacaaccaaTACGATGCGCTTCCTTCGTGTGGAGCCCACCATCTGTAAACCCTTCGACACCATTTTCCGGATCGTATACCTAAAACAAGAGATTaaataacagcaacaataataataacagcaataataataataaaatcaTCACATAATGATTAATTGTGGTGCCGCTACAGAGTAGAGGGTATTATTTCCACCAACACCTCACCGCCTTACGACTTACTTTCGGGGAGGGAAAACTGGGGAAGGGGGTTAGGAGGCGGGCTAAGcacctctttttgttttgttttgtgttttttttttcgatacGGACGAACTCCTTTTTGCATCCCCACATATGAGGGAGACCACGCTGCGTGAGGTGGAGCGTataagtaaaaaagtaaaaaaataaaataaaataaaatatatatataccattGATGCCTAAtcgtttccccccttccccaaCTCAGCAACCTTCCCTCATCTCCCCCCATTCACGTAAGTGAGTTGTAACAGCCAATTTGCGGAAACCTCCACTTATACGTCCAGATAAGTTACACCAGCCATAGAATGGGTCATTCTCACAACATGGTGCTGGTACTTAcgacataaataaatatatatattcatatatacataaatatatgtatacgtaaGTCCACTTTTATATTATCGCTGGGTCTCGTGCTCCCGGTTGCGGTGGAGCGATTtgtcccttcttccttcccttacATAAACTCTCTACACGTGAATGAGGGGGAATGACCGCCCAAAGCATGAGTTAGTGTGCAACACGGCAAATGTGGATGATGTTCCTCACTCACTCACGCATGAGCaagaacacacacacacacaaaaaaaaaagaaaaataaataaataaaagcaagGGATATAGAAGGGTATTCACGCCACGCGCACATTAAAGCGCttacatatatttgtgcaTTTACAAGGGACTTATTTTATTGGCATCTACGAACGGGTACCATTTGGAGATTCCAGCTCCACAAACACTGGGTTGTAGGGGCAGACACTTACTTTCACTTTTCGCACAATGGGGACTTCCCCCCCCTCGTAAGTACTAATGATGATCATGGATGCCCAAAGAATGAATTGGCGAGGCTTGAGctaatacatacacatacacaaacacacacacacacacacacacacacatatatatatatatatatatacgtatatatattgtgTATACAATGTGAACAAGGGTAGCGAGAGAGGGCGCTTGGACCCCTCGCCTATAGCAACAGCCCTCAGTTTCACATCATGCTTTGATAAACCTGTTCGAATAAGCACTACAGCGACTGCCACGTCCTTTACGTGCCCTTCAAAAAGCTCAGGTAAGCCGCAGTTACTGGACTTCCATTTGCGGCTTTTCATCGTTGATGGccaccctttctttcccttttcaacTTATAGGGCGATCACTTGCCTTCACATGAGCGCAGACAAGGCAAACGGAACTGTGCATGTGACATACCAACCCCACATGAGAGCCAGAAACCAATCCCGTGCAATGAGCGGTGCTCGCAGTCTGTCATAGCGCATCCGTATCATTGCCGTAAGCAAATATGATAGCGTGAAGGCTGTTACAGCAAGAATAAACGGTACAACAAATGGTACCAACTCCCTTGCTATAAGTCCATCGCAGCAACTTTGAGGTAACACTCGATCCCATCGTGGCAACCACAGAACAGGGGAAACACCGCACAAAGCAAGCGCCAGAGAAGGCCATCGGACTTGTGTAGAAATGTTGACAGGGTCTGACACTTTGATGGAGAATACCTGAGGCGGTTGGCGCTTCACGCACGCCACGGCCACTGTAAACAATCGCAACGCGGTGAACTCCAGCAGCAACGTATTGAAGAGCATCTCAAAGATGAATATTTCCACTGCCATCACAGTGGAAACAACCAGCCACCAGTCATACggcaaagaaacggctgagGTAAGAACGAATAGAGTGTATATAGCGGCAAAGGAGGAGCTAAGAGTTATTTTCACCCCAACTGGTGTCGTCTCCGGCATCACGGCGGCTGACAAATACCATAACATCCGTTCGATGACAACCAACAATAGTGGATGGAAAATATGTTCCATTCCCTTGTCAACCTTGATAGGCGCAATAATGGGTGGCGACAGCAACGGAAAGGCATCCAATAGCATGAAGGGTACAACTAATCTGAAACACCCGTGATATTTCGCTACCGCCGCTAGCGGGGCACTCAATGCCAGCACAAGCCCAGCGTCGTATATGAAAGCCAGTTTATCTGGACGGACAACTCGTGTATCCAAAACGGAAAACGAACCGAAACGTATCAGCACGACTACCCAGAAGATGATGTTGGAAGCCAGGGTAGACAAAGCTGGAGGAAGATCCCACCGCAGAGCCCGCGTCGGTGCACTTTCATTACGCGTACCGTAAGGCTCGCTTACCTCAAAATCATCACCGGCAACATTGTCGTGTGCGTGCTGTGAAATGTCATCTGAGGTGACGTAGCAGTGCATACGAGCGAGCCGCCGCTTCCGTTCACGATCCTCGGTGATTGAGTTTATGGTTAAGAAGAACAAGGCGGTCGGGAACAATGCAAATGGAACGTACACGTGCAAACCGTACGTCACGACATACTTTAACACATCTGTCAGGAGGCACGGGCACCTCCCCTCTGCATTGCAAAGCTTGTTCTCTTCGTGGTGAAGGTCGTTAAATACTAAAAACAGCACGTTTATTACCGAGGCCAAAAGTATTCCATACAGTATGAAGACGACGCTGCTTGAGTGGTGTAACCCCGGGTCATGCCGATCCCCATCGGGGTTACTTTGAAACCCATAAGCCTGGTAAAGTGGCTTCCTACCACGCAACTGCCCGTCGTACATGACAATACCTGATAATGTCGGCTGCAACTTTTGCGCCTGCTGCATTTCATCCACACTCGCAGTGTTTCTGTAAGGAGATCCCAATTCACTAAATGAGGGGAACACTGGCATTTCAAGTGCCTCGCCGGGTGTGTTGGTTAACACCGAATGTAGTGACGCCTGTGCAAAGTCCGTGCCGCTGCTCCAAACACGCGACGTGTTTACCCGCAGCGTCAGGTCGTTTGGTGAAGCGCATGCCATACCCTTCCGGTCAGCCCGGTCGGGGATACTCACTGGTGACAAGTCATGAGATGCAGTTGGCCTGTCTGCTATCGGTGGTTGCTCCGACACGCTGTTCAATGCGATATCAAGCCGTGAGCTGTATAATGAAAGAGGCCCTCCACTGTTTCTATACAAGCCAGCTATGAAATCGGCAGGTTCACTCCTGTTTTGATCAAATTGTGTTTCCAAACTTCTGTGATCCTCGCTATGGCTGTATCGCTCGACCCGGTAGTTCCCCATTCTATGATAGTCGCAAAAGCTTTGCCCGCTCCTATGCACGCTACTGTATACAAGGGAGTCGTCTATTCGCACGCAGTCATCCTCGTTAGAACGCCTGTTTGCGGTAAAAAAATCGTTGGGAGTCTCCATCAGAGCATTTGAACCGAACAACCGCTCCTCCAAGGGTTGGGAATAACCGGACAACCTCGCCGACCTCGCGCACGATGGCGTAGCTTCATCTACTCCGCGCGACTCCTTCTCTCCATGGGACCACTTGTTACCCGCTTCAGATCCTGTTTGAGCCCCGCTGTgattttggttttttttttcttcgtgatGTTGCGTTCCATCACCCACGTGCATGTGGGCTCAATGTTAGCCTATGATGGATAAGggctttcctccctcttttccctcctccagaGGGGAGGGAAACTGCGAGCGTGCGTGTAGACACACACGGGGCCGGCCTGCCAAACGAGGTAGATGGTAAAGACGTCCTCTAGAAGGACGAGGAGGTAATTATTGTTGAAGAACcttcaaaataataataataataataaatgagcacaaagaggagaaaaaatagaaagagaCTATGTGGGCAAAGAATTGGAACATATATTCCACCATTCAACTGCGGCAGATCCTACCACCATGCAACGTATACAAATATAGGGAGAAGACATACCACGGTAACCGTTCCTTCGGTCACCGCAACTTACCTACGTGTAGCCGAGGTTTGATCAAAAAACGGAGCCAGACAAGTCCAAACTGTTGCTGGGCGAATCCTACCAGTTCATGTGATTAACTTACTCACCCTTCTTGCGCTCGCGGTGAAACTGCTTCCGTTGTGCGCGCATACGCATGATTTCCTTTTGAACCCTCGCAGCTTCAGTCATATTTGACCATAATTGCTCACCATGTGGGGCCGTCTCCGCAGCCGAATTCGTAAGTGATTGCCGACCCTTCTGTTGTTCTATCCATGCAACTCGCCGCAGGTACGACCGCACGGCGTCTCCACCAGTTCCTTCCGTCCCGCCAACTACTTCACTGCGACTCATGATGGATTCAGCCATAATTTCCCACTGCAACCGCTCTTCCACTTTCCCACTCCCAGCCACACCCCTGCTGGAGTTCTGATCGCCCCCGGGCGCTTTTTCCGAGCCGCAGGAGCCGTTGTTGTGCGCACCCGCTGAACGCATTCCCCCGTCTAGCGGCTTGCGAATAGCTTCCAATATCAAGCGGTCCTCCTCCTTGTGATGGGGGAATCCACGTTCCAGGCCGCTATCATTTTGTGTCGTCTTTCCCTCTCCGCCTTCTGCGGTATCGCGAGCACCTTCTTGGCTGTGGCTTACCGTTCCATCTCTATTTTTTGCatcctttcccttctcatTGCCATCCGTTGTCTCCTTTTCtggtgttttgcttttttgagcTGCACTTCGTAGCGCGGCTTCTGACTTACGGAGTTCGTTCTCCAACAACGTGAGGAAACTTAATTGTGTTGGCAGCGCTACCCTGTCGTCTATTGTCCGCAGAAGTCCCCCGCCATCGCCATTTGACGGCTCATCGTCAGTCCGCTGCCGTTTTTGCGGGTTGCTAAATATCACACCGCTGCCGTCCATTTCCGCTGAGGTTAAGGAATAAATGCGATAAACATCAGATCCGTAGCACAACAGATTACATTCCGCCCGCGGGTCATCTGGGCTTTCCTGGGCGTATGCGCGTGCTTTGGCGAGTAGAGGAAACTTTCGAAGCAGCAGTTGTGAGCCAACTCGACTCCGCACGTCACCTGAGGTGTCAGTTTCCCCTCCTAATTGTGGTGTTGCACTCATTCGTTTCCACACCAGCGCCACCGCCGCTACTGCTTGCGTGCTCCCTAAAAGTCcattgaaaaaggaaaaaaaagagaaacaaagacGTGAAAAGGAGTCGGTTGGTGGACgatgagggggaaaagaaacgccATAACCGATGCCATACACCTTAGGGACTTGTATAGTTACCGCAGTGCAGTTCTCCAATAATTtccaacaaagaaagaaagagaggaaccATGACAAATTACAATCTCACGAAGAGAGGTGCAGATTAAAATTGCTCCCCCGCActcatacttttttttgatattttaaattctttctcgaatgtccatacacaACTTGCGTTGAAGGAGGCAACGCACAAGACATTGAGactgtgtttttgttgcacTTTGCCCCGCGGTCAATAAGCCCCGACATTTTGTATAAtatccttctcttctcttctactttttttttctttttaaataccTTTTGCCGATGTTGTTTCGACGTACTCATTCTTCTGTAAAGGGCGGGATGCCGATCTCGCGCCAATCCGCCAGGAGGTTTCCCTCCGACCCGAGTCCCATAACGCCGCTGAGGCCTCCCGTGGCAGTCGCTACAGCCGCCGCCCGTCGCATGCCTAAAGTTGGCGGGAGATTTGCAGGGAAGGCGAAACTTGAGGGATCATCGAAGTCAACGAGTAACTCCAACTTGGGTTGTTGGATGGTAAGCGTAGCATCCTCTAAATACCAGCGGCGATGAATGTAACGGGAGTCCCTGGAAACCATCAcgaccttttcttttctatctccctctctctctctctcttctgtctacttcctttttatctttctttttgt
This is a stretch of genomic DNA from Trypanosoma brucei gambiense DAL972 chromosome 2, complete sequence. It encodes these proteins:
- a CDS encoding T. brucei spp.-specific protein, with amino-acid sequence MSENPAQSYPSGGRETEMALVVGEVDISKPGQGYPQPPKSTYVPPGQGFGDGASGAPGSENEWETGMITAPCKDCCFCLGSCADTIFCAYAQREALLLSDFQQYTCFGGMCGQCSCCVCHGFEKCCMGTEVFCCPWCAVFANRFMVLQHYGLQESLVDTVVIAAACFLPLLLLLWDPRFVPGAWLALQKMILGCLLTQQQHQMRVQGYPRRVEMV
- a CDS encoding UDP-Gal or UDP-GlcNAc-dependent glycosyltransferase, putative, with the protein product MVSKGLQMVGSTRRKRIVLVVFLVFAVLFIAWINKQPKRKELTFQQRRQQMHLTEVDNDEYLTLVPEKTIKIWESSKYLVAAGIPSIDNKERFRRRGLQRSTCWTYGGVATRRNDFAGDLIPLYLLSPHERNGFILSDSVRAEAQKNHDIIVLPTFDVPSTNGKVIGELQSWGNEVELVMSKKTYFWLKFASNFFGTATYIMKADDDLFIRVPYYLSSLKLMPKHRLYMGWYGLTPEVFVDRWVPFIAGYCVTLSRDVADGVVNYSPLERLVNTPYSESNIEDFREMAMFNEDVMVAVTLREKVGYSDLVTADIGRCHYISHLRRRLSKVVTEKTMVVHHIKEKDYGYLMKLFPNNSETPPPVVLQWKDKNFARGKC